One genomic window of Ruegeria sp. THAF33 includes the following:
- a CDS encoding sarcosine oxidase subunit beta family protein: MRYSALAIMRQVLKGHRGWTPAWRDPEPQSSYDFIVIGGGGHGLATAYYLAKEHNAARVAVLEKGWIGGGNVGRNTTIIRANYLLDGNQPFYELSLKLWENLEQDLNYNAMVSQRGILNLCHTDAQRDAYRRRGNAMMFTGSGAELLDAEGVRAMYPFLNFDDARFPIKGGLLHRRGGTARHDGVAWGYARAADQRGVDIIQNCEVTGFRIENGKLLGVETTRGYIGAKKVGVAVAGSSGRVMAQAGMRLPIESHVLQAFVTEGLKPVLDGVITYGAGHFYVSQSDKGGLVFGGDIDGYNTYAQRGNLPVVEDVAEGGMSLMPMIGRARLLRMWGGVMDMSMDGSPFIDHTGIEGLYFNGGWCYGGFKATPASGFCFAHLMATDRPHDVATAYRLDRFRTGRMIDEKGVGAQPNLH; this comes from the coding sequence ATGCGGTATTCGGCACTCGCGATCATGCGGCAGGTTTTGAAAGGGCACCGGGGCTGGACACCGGCTTGGCGCGATCCCGAGCCTCAATCAAGCTATGATTTCATCGTGATCGGCGGCGGCGGTCACGGCCTTGCGACGGCATACTATCTGGCCAAGGAACACAACGCCGCCAGGGTGGCGGTTCTGGAAAAAGGCTGGATCGGTGGCGGCAACGTGGGGCGGAACACAACGATCATTCGTGCCAATTACCTGTTGGATGGCAACCAGCCATTCTATGAGCTGTCGCTGAAACTGTGGGAAAATCTTGAACAGGACCTGAACTACAATGCGATGGTCAGTCAGCGCGGTATTCTGAACCTCTGTCATACGGACGCGCAGCGTGACGCGTATCGTCGTCGTGGCAACGCGATGATGTTCACCGGCTCTGGGGCGGAACTGCTGGATGCAGAGGGCGTTCGTGCGATGTACCCGTTCCTGAACTTTGACGATGCGCGCTTTCCGATCAAGGGCGGTCTGTTGCATCGCCGCGGTGGTACGGCGCGTCATGACGGTGTCGCTTGGGGCTATGCCCGTGCCGCGGATCAACGGGGGGTCGACATCATCCAGAATTGCGAAGTCACCGGGTTCCGCATCGAAAACGGAAAACTGCTGGGTGTTGAAACCACACGGGGTTACATCGGCGCCAAGAAGGTAGGCGTGGCGGTTGCCGGGTCTTCCGGGCGCGTGATGGCACAGGCGGGGATGCGCCTGCCGATCGAAAGCCACGTGCTCCAGGCCTTTGTGACGGAAGGGCTGAAACCGGTGCTTGACGGGGTGATCACTTATGGCGCCGGACATTTCTATGTCAGCCAATCGGACAAGGGCGGTCTGGTCTTTGGCGGCGATATCGATGGCTACAATACCTATGCACAACGCGGCAACCTGCCCGTGGTCGAGGACGTGGCCGAAGGCGGCATGTCCCTGATGCCGATGATCGGCCGCGCGCGCCTGCTGCGGATGTGGGGCGGCGTGATGGATATGTCGATGGATGGTTCGCCGTTCATAGATCACACCGGAATTGAAGGGCTCTATTTCAATGGTGGCTGGTGCTACGGCGGTTTCAAGGCAACCCCAGCATCTGGTTTTTGTTTCGCGCATCTGATGGCCACCGACCGACCGCATGACGTTGCAACGGCCTATCGGCTGGACCGGTTCAGAACCGGCCGGATGATTGACGAAAAAGGTGTGGGCGCACAGCCCAACCTGCA
- a CDS encoding LysR substrate-binding domain-containing protein, protein MVGRHSRIVDRALTRLKLRQLRLLVAVGAHGNIQNAARELGISQPAATKMIQDLELDFEVKLFTRTNRGVVPTVFGETLIRHGKLIFAQVSNAAQELDDLNEGNSGRVVVGTLLAASTSLLPAAIELLLKDRPNVAVKISEGTNEVLMPRLLSGEIDMVVGRLPSHRHRDKIRQEKLFGDRILAIVGPKHPLAGRDAVTFAQTKPFGWILPPQETTLRRQADHFFVGQQQYVPPVAIESVSYLTNRALLQSRDLIGLMPAEVVVQDIENNHLAQLAWEVPFGQGPIGVSFRADDDLSPAGRAFKTALHRAAQSRQTRYSPI, encoded by the coding sequence GGTGCGCATGGAAACATTCAGAATGCCGCGCGTGAGTTGGGAATATCTCAGCCAGCGGCAACCAAGATGATTCAAGATCTTGAACTGGACTTCGAAGTCAAGCTGTTCACGCGCACCAACCGAGGCGTCGTGCCAACGGTTTTTGGCGAAACTCTCATACGTCACGGGAAGCTGATATTTGCGCAGGTGTCGAATGCCGCGCAGGAACTGGACGATCTGAACGAAGGAAATTCCGGCCGTGTCGTGGTGGGAACACTGCTTGCGGCGTCAACCAGCCTGCTACCCGCCGCCATCGAACTGCTGCTGAAAGACCGCCCGAACGTTGCAGTCAAGATCAGCGAAGGGACCAACGAGGTGCTCATGCCCCGGTTGCTGTCGGGTGAGATCGACATGGTTGTAGGACGCCTGCCGTCGCACCGGCATCGCGACAAGATTCGACAGGAAAAACTGTTCGGGGATCGGATATTGGCCATTGTCGGCCCTAAACACCCGCTTGCGGGGCGGGACGCCGTGACCTTTGCGCAAACCAAGCCGTTTGGCTGGATTCTTCCCCCGCAAGAGACCACGTTGCGACGTCAGGCGGATCATTTTTTCGTCGGCCAGCAGCAATATGTGCCACCGGTCGCCATAGAATCCGTGTCCTACCTGACGAACCGAGCGCTGCTGCAATCCCGCGACCTGATAGGCCTTATGCCTGCCGAGGTCGTCGTCCAGGATATCGAAAACAACCATCTTGCCCAGCTCGCCTGGGAGGTTCCTTTTGGGCAGGGGCCGATTGGAGTGTCCTTCCGTGCCGACGACGATCTGTCGCCCGCGGGGCGCGCTTTCAAAACGGCTCTGCATCGGGCGGCGCAGAGCAGACAGACCAGATATTCGCCAATTTGA
- the glp gene encoding gephyrin-like molybdotransferase Glp — translation MADGCACDRHAHMYLTVEDALERGLSVADPVTETEILPLEQAIGRVLAEDCASKVDMPAFDNSAMDGYAVRTGDLGDGPVFALPIAGRVAAGDCGDHDAPEGSALRIFTGAPVPPEFDAVLMQEDCDLLIDRIRFTRRPKPGQHIRRAGEDLCAGGPILRRGCEIGPREMAALASAGYGEVLVFRKLRVTIFSTGSELRHLGEPLDPGQIYNSNRYMLLALLQKPWIELTDRGPVEDDPTRLEQVLREACDASDLIVTTGGVSVGDEDHMPRLFSAIGGETDVMKVAMKPGKPVMFGRRGRALYVGLPGNPVSAYVTWQIIGSQMMARRAGLCHRPQIPVQAVLAEPVQRRAGRQEYRPVQIDGTSPRGLPNVRLMAPAYSGRVALLAQADGLAIIPAEIEDLPAGHSIELLRF, via the coding sequence ATGGCTGATGGATGTGCCTGTGACCGCCACGCCCACATGTATCTGACTGTCGAGGACGCCCTTGAGCGCGGTCTTTCCGTCGCCGATCCTGTCACTGAAACCGAGATTTTGCCGCTGGAACAAGCAATAGGCCGGGTTCTGGCCGAGGATTGCGCCAGCAAGGTCGATATGCCTGCCTTCGACAACTCGGCCATGGATGGCTATGCCGTCCGCACTGGTGATCTGGGTGATGGGCCGGTGTTCGCGCTGCCCATCGCCGGGCGCGTGGCTGCGGGTGACTGCGGCGACCATGATGCCCCCGAAGGCAGCGCTTTGCGCATTTTCACGGGCGCTCCGGTGCCGCCTGAATTCGATGCCGTGCTGATGCAGGAAGATTGCGATCTTCTGATCGACAGGATTCGATTCACCCGCCGCCCGAAACCCGGCCAGCATATCCGGCGTGCGGGGGAAGATCTTTGTGCTGGGGGTCCGATCTTGCGACGCGGCTGTGAAATTGGACCGCGCGAGATGGCCGCGCTGGCATCCGCCGGGTATGGTGAAGTCCTGGTATTTCGAAAACTGAGGGTCACGATCTTTTCGACAGGCAGCGAACTGCGTCACCTGGGCGAACCCCTCGACCCCGGCCAAATCTACAACTCGAACCGTTATATGCTGCTGGCGCTGTTGCAAAAACCCTGGATCGAACTGACCGACCGGGGACCGGTCGAGGATGACCCGACCCGTCTGGAACAGGTTCTGCGCGAGGCATGCGATGCCTCGGACCTCATCGTCACGACCGGGGGCGTGTCGGTCGGGGATGAAGATCACATGCCCCGGCTTTTCAGCGCGATTGGCGGCGAAACCGATGTCATGAAAGTGGCGATGAAGCCGGGTAAACCGGTCATGTTCGGGCGGCGCGGGCGCGCTCTTTACGTTGGTCTGCCCGGCAACCCGGTGTCAGCTTATGTGACATGGCAGATAATCGGGTCGCAGATGATGGCGCGGCGCGCAGGCTTGTGCCACAGACCTCAGATACCTGTTCAGGCCGTGCTGGCTGAACCCGTGCAGCGTCGCGCGGGTCGTCAGGAGTATCGTCCGGTCCAGATTGACGGCACTTCGCCGCGTGGCCTTCCCAATGTACGTCTGATGGCGCCCGCCTACAGTGGCCGTGTCGCCTTGCTGGCGCAGGCAGACGGGTTGGCGATCATACCGGCCGAGATCGAAGACCTGCCCGCTGGGCATTCGATAGAATTGTTGAGGTTCTGA
- a CDS encoding NAD-dependent succinate-semialdehyde dehydrogenase, with protein MYPELRLFIGGTWRKTGRDIPVVNPATEEELGRLPCASVKDLDDALQAAVEGFRLWRRTSPRERADTILRAAALMRQRQEEIAHSITLEHGKPLKQARLEVIRGAEFFEWDAGEAMRTYGRIIPAAQGHKFAVHHQPVGVVAAFSPWNFPMSQPARKIAGALASGCSVILKAAEETPAGALHIAKAFEDAGLPAGVLNLVFGEPSEISGHLIPQDPVRLVAFTGSTTVGRHLTILAARHDTRVLMELGGHAPVIVCEDTDVQSAAVSGAVRKMRNAGQVCTSPTRFFAHESIFDAYAAGFVARAKATVVGNGLDATVEMGPTANDRRVPALSELVEDAVAQGATLATGGSRLGERGYFFEPTVLLNVPKGARIMREEPFGPVAVINPVASLDEAVDLANSVPYGLAGYAFTNRADYIDRLIDEVEVGNLSINTLEASMPETPFGGVKSSGYGREGGTEGLENYMTVKNVWHSAEIC; from the coding sequence ATGTATCCAGAGCTCAGGCTGTTCATTGGCGGCACGTGGCGAAAAACCGGGCGCGATATCCCGGTTGTCAACCCGGCAACCGAGGAAGAACTCGGTCGATTGCCTTGCGCATCGGTGAAAGACCTGGACGACGCGCTGCAAGCGGCCGTCGAAGGCTTTCGACTGTGGCGCCGCACATCGCCGCGGGAACGCGCGGATACGATCCTGCGGGCGGCAGCCCTCATGCGTCAGCGGCAGGAAGAAATCGCGCATTCCATTACTCTGGAACATGGCAAGCCTCTGAAGCAGGCCCGGCTGGAGGTCATTCGCGGCGCCGAGTTCTTTGAATGGGATGCGGGCGAGGCGATGCGGACCTATGGGCGGATCATTCCGGCGGCGCAGGGTCACAAATTTGCAGTTCATCACCAGCCTGTCGGCGTTGTCGCGGCATTTTCGCCATGGAACTTCCCCATGAGCCAACCTGCCCGGAAAATCGCCGGTGCTTTGGCCTCGGGCTGTTCGGTGATCCTGAAAGCGGCAGAAGAAACGCCTGCCGGCGCTTTGCACATAGCAAAAGCGTTCGAAGATGCCGGTCTGCCAGCAGGGGTTCTGAATTTGGTTTTCGGTGAACCATCCGAGATATCCGGCCATCTGATCCCGCAGGACCCCGTTCGCCTGGTGGCCTTCACCGGATCGACAACCGTCGGGCGTCATTTGACCATTTTGGCGGCCCGGCACGACACCCGAGTGCTCATGGAGCTGGGCGGCCACGCGCCGGTCATCGTTTGCGAAGATACGGATGTGCAATCGGCGGCCGTTTCAGGCGCGGTCCGCAAAATGCGCAATGCCGGTCAGGTCTGCACTTCGCCAACCCGTTTCTTCGCGCATGAGAGTATTTTTGACGCCTATGCGGCCGGGTTTGTTGCTAGGGCCAAAGCCACGGTTGTCGGCAATGGGCTTGACGCAACCGTTGAAATGGGCCCAACGGCCAACGACCGGCGCGTGCCCGCCTTGTCAGAGCTGGTTGAAGACGCAGTGGCACAAGGGGCAACGCTTGCCACAGGGGGATCGCGGCTTGGTGAGCGGGGATATTTCTTTGAACCCACGGTGTTATTGAACGTTCCTAAAGGGGCGCGGATCATGCGCGAAGAGCCGTTTGGACCGGTTGCGGTGATCAACCCGGTTGCTTCGCTGGATGAGGCGGTCGATCTAGCGAATTCAGTTCCATACGGGCTGGCGGGGTACGCTTTCACCAATCGGGCGGATTACATCGACCGTCTGATTGACGAGGTCGAGGTCGGTAATTTGTCGATCAACACGCTTGAAGCATCGATGCCGGAAACGCCCTTTGGGGGCGTGAAATCCAGTGGCTATGGTCGGGAAGGCGGAACCGAAGGCCTTGAGAATTACATGACGGTCAAAAACGTCTGGCATTCGGCCGAGATCTGCTGA